One window of the Rhizobiaceae bacterium genome contains the following:
- a CDS encoding RsmB/NOP family class I SAM-dependent RNA methyltransferase: MRLGGRLAAAIEVLEDIERRHRPVADALKDWGLSHRFAGAGDRAAIGNIVYDALRRKRSAGWLLGAETPRALGFGALLLDGLTPERLNTELDGDRFAPPPLDDAERATIGKQRKAPMPEAVAADCPDWCVPLLRGAYGEGWVAEAKALAARPPLDLRINTLKANRSRVLAELEETGVAPAAIAPNGLRIPPIEGYGRHPNVQAEPAFRQGWFEVQDEGSQIVAHLAGVVPGMEVLDFCAGAGGKTLAMAAEMENKGSIFAYDAEKQRLAPIFERLTRAGVTNVEVVSRLAALEGRAESFDLVLVDAPCTGSGTWRRRPDAKWRLSDRQLDVRRGEQSAILDRAAGFVKPGGRLAYITCSVFDEENADQISEFLARTPGWVAEDHEALWSSRFPEARDKAYVSQTEGIRLSPGLTATDGFYFAALRRAGAGA, translated from the coding sequence ATGCGACTTGGCGGACGGTTGGCTGCGGCCATCGAAGTGCTGGAAGATATCGAGCGGCGGCATCGGCCCGTCGCGGATGCGTTGAAGGACTGGGGACTGTCGCACCGTTTTGCCGGGGCAGGGGACCGGGCAGCGATCGGCAACATTGTGTACGATGCGCTGCGTCGGAAGCGCTCGGCGGGCTGGCTCCTCGGTGCCGAAACGCCGCGTGCGCTGGGCTTTGGCGCTCTCTTGCTGGATGGCCTGACGCCGGAGCGGCTCAATACCGAACTCGATGGCGACCGTTTCGCGCCTCCGCCGCTCGATGATGCCGAACGTGCGACGATCGGCAAACAGCGGAAAGCGCCCATGCCCGAAGCGGTGGCGGCTGACTGTCCGGACTGGTGCGTGCCCTTGCTGCGCGGCGCCTATGGCGAGGGCTGGGTGGCTGAGGCGAAGGCTCTTGCCGCGCGCCCACCTCTCGACCTGCGCATCAACACGCTGAAGGCGAACCGTTCCAGGGTTCTGGCGGAACTGGAGGAAACAGGCGTCGCTCCGGCGGCGATTGCGCCGAATGGCCTGCGAATTCCACCGATCGAGGGTTATGGCAGGCATCCGAACGTGCAGGCCGAACCCGCCTTCCGGCAGGGCTGGTTCGAAGTGCAGGACGAAGGGTCGCAGATCGTCGCCCATCTCGCCGGCGTTGTGCCCGGCATGGAGGTGCTGGACTTCTGCGCCGGCGCAGGCGGCAAGACGCTCGCCATGGCGGCGGAAATGGAGAACAAGGGCTCGATCTTTGCCTATGATGCCGAAAAGCAGCGGCTGGCGCCGATCTTCGAACGGTTGACACGTGCGGGCGTCACCAATGTCGAGGTGGTCAGCCGCCTCGCGGCGCTGGAGGGGCGCGCGGAGAGTTTCGATCTGGTGCTGGTCGACGCGCCCTGCACCGGCAGCGGTACGTGGCGCCGACGCCCGGATGCCAAATGGCGGCTGTCTGACAGGCAACTTGACGTCCGCCGGGGCGAACAGTCGGCAATACTGGACCGCGCCGCCGGCTTCGTGAAGCCCGGCGGCAGGCTGGCCTACATCACCTGCTCTGTGTTTGACGAGGAAAACGCCGACCAGATCTCTGAATTCCTCGCACGCACGCCGGGCTGGGTGGCCGAGGATCACGAGGCGCTCTGGTCGAGCCGCTTTCCGGAGGCGCGCGACAAGGCTTACGTGAGCCAGACGGAAGGCATCC
- a CDS encoding MIP family channel protein: MKTYLAEVLGTFLLVFLGTASVVTGGFGAALPLGQEAIGLAFGIGVICAAYAIGPISGAHLNPAVTIGVWLAGRMPTGQVVGYIIAQVIGGILASLALLIIVSGKTGGHTGGFGANGWDPAVWGASSAFLIELIATFVFVTVILGVTATKHSTAFAGLVIGLTLAAIHFAVIPVTGTSVNPARSIGPALFSGSAALGQLWLFIVAPLIGGAIAGIVAKTGVFEKD; the protein is encoded by the coding sequence ATGAAAACCTATCTCGCAGAAGTTCTCGGGACATTTCTGCTCGTGTTCCTCGGCACGGCCTCGGTTGTCACCGGCGGTTTCGGCGCCGCGCTGCCGCTCGGCCAGGAGGCGATAGGGCTGGCCTTCGGCATCGGTGTCATCTGCGCCGCCTATGCCATCGGCCCTATTTCCGGCGCGCATCTCAATCCGGCCGTCACCATCGGCGTCTGGCTGGCCGGCCGCATGCCAACCGGGCAGGTCGTCGGCTACATCATCGCGCAGGTCATCGGAGGCATCCTTGCCTCGCTTGCGCTTTTGATCATCGTGTCCGGCAAGACCGGTGGACATACGGGCGGCTTCGGCGCCAATGGCTGGGACCCGGCAGTATGGGGCGCCAGTTCGGCTTTCCTCATCGAGTTGATCGCCACCTTCGTCTTCGTGACCGTGATCCTCGGCGTGACGGCGACCAAGCACTCGACCGCATTTGCGGGCCTCGTCATCGGCCTCACGCTTGCGGCGATCCATTTCGCGGTCATCCCGGTAACGGGAACATCCGTCAATCCAGCCCGCTCCATCGGACCGGCGCTGTTTTCGGGCAGCGCGGCGCTCGGCCAGCTCTGGCTCTTCATCGTGGCGCCGCTGATCGGCGGCGCGATCGCCGGCATCGTCGCCAAGACCGGCGTCTTCGAGAAAGACTGA